A genomic segment from Nicotiana sylvestris chromosome 1, ASM39365v2, whole genome shotgun sequence encodes:
- the LOC104214830 gene encoding uncharacterized protein isoform X3 — protein sequence MASEINFISEINSKLMNWKLKVRIVRLWKNPDRDMPDNPFSIEIVLMNEKGDRIHASIGRSFIQRFKQEIEEMSLYLMNNFVVCSNNMKLKTKDHKFKLMFTHKTTVDEIHDPQFNMCIFKFRTYEQLSNPQEFDNTELFDVIGEVVSYEDVQSIKQDDNIRVTTFLQLFGETLWNRLSHI from the exons ATGGCGTCTGAAATCAATTTCATTAGTGAAATTAACAGCAAATTAATGAATTGGAAGTTAAAGGTTCGTATTGTGAGGCTTTGGAAAAATCCGGACCGCGACATGCCTGACAACCCCTTTTCCATTGAGATTGTTCTGATGAATGAAAAG GGCGACCGCATTCACGCAAGTATTGGCAGGTCTTTTATTCAAAGGTTCAAACAAGAAATTGAGGAAATGAGTTTGTACCTCATGAACAATTTTGTGGTTTGTTCAAATAATATGAAGCTTAAGACCAAAGACCACAAGTTTAAGTTGATGTTCACGCATAAGACCACTGTTGACGAAATACATGATCCACAATTCAACATGtgtattttcaaatttagaaccTATGAGCAGCTGTCAAATCCCCAAGAATTTGACAATACTGAGTTATTTG ATGTCATTGGCGAAGTTGTGAGTTATGAGGACGTACAATCTATCAAGCAAGATGATAACATCC GAGTAACAACATTTCTGCAACTctttggggagactttgtggaaCAGATTAAGCCATATTTGA
- the LOC104214830 gene encoding replication protein A 70 kDa DNA-binding subunit B-like isoform X2, with the protein MQLVRAHRFREQYSVRNTWHASKLWINSNLPQVVDFCSRMVSVRRESSQRITQISSQKTHSVANKLASGSIEVKNVEDLSDCNHLGNYWVVATIIHVELDRGWCYLACKNCSKKLEKAGNKFYCKKCEQIQSVTHRLQVKVMDCTGTISLLLWDKDATKIIGKSANDLKDVVFETSGAADDSSCPMEIENIVEKGSCLKLRLTVPTIRIKM; encoded by the exons ATGCAATTGGTTAGAGCACATCGATTTCGAG AACAATATTCGGTGAGGAACACTTGGCATGCGTCGAAGCTTTGGATCAATTCAAATCTTCCTCAAGTTGTTGACTTTTGCTCCAG AATGGTTTCTGTGCGTAGAGAAAGCTCACAAAGAATTACTCAAATTTCATCTCAGAAAACTCACTCTGTTGCTAATAAGCTAGCATCTGGAAGTATTGAAGTTAAAAATGTTGAGGATTTGAGTGACTGTAACCAT CTAGGAAATTATTGGGTTGTAGCAACTATTATACACGTTGAATTAGACCGTGGATGGTGCTATTTAGCATGCAAAAATTGCTCAAAGAAACTAGAAAAAGCGGGGAATAAATTCTATTGTAAAAAATGCGAGCAGATTCAATCTGTCACTCATAG GCTACAAGTTAAAGTGATGGATTGCACCGGCACAATTTCTTTGCTGTTATGGGATAAGGATGCAACTAAGATTATCGGAAAGTCAGCAAATGATTTAAAGGATGTTGTATTTGAG ACTTCTGGTGCTGCAGACGACTCTTCATGTCCAATGGAGATAGAAAATATTGTTGAAAAAGGGTCATGTTTAAAGTTGAGGTTAACAGTTCCAACAATCAGAATAAAGATGTAG
- the LOC104214830 gene encoding replication protein A 70 kDa DNA-binding subunit B-like isoform X1: MQLVRAHRFREQYSVRNTWHASKLWINSNLPQVVDFCSRMVSVRRESSQRITQISSQKTHSVANKLASGSIEVKNVEDLSDCNHLGNYWVVATIIHVELDRGWCYLACKNCSKKLEKAGNKFYCKKCEQIQSVTHRYRLQVKVMDCTGTISLLLWDKDATKIIGKSANDLKDVVFETSGAADDSSCPMEIENIVEKGSCLKLRLTVPTIRIKM, encoded by the exons ATGCAATTGGTTAGAGCACATCGATTTCGAG AACAATATTCGGTGAGGAACACTTGGCATGCGTCGAAGCTTTGGATCAATTCAAATCTTCCTCAAGTTGTTGACTTTTGCTCCAG AATGGTTTCTGTGCGTAGAGAAAGCTCACAAAGAATTACTCAAATTTCATCTCAGAAAACTCACTCTGTTGCTAATAAGCTAGCATCTGGAAGTATTGAAGTTAAAAATGTTGAGGATTTGAGTGACTGTAACCAT CTAGGAAATTATTGGGTTGTAGCAACTATTATACACGTTGAATTAGACCGTGGATGGTGCTATTTAGCATGCAAAAATTGCTCAAAGAAACTAGAAAAAGCGGGGAATAAATTCTATTGTAAAAAATGCGAGCAGATTCAATCTGTCACTCATAG GTACAGGCTACAAGTTAAAGTGATGGATTGCACCGGCACAATTTCTTTGCTGTTATGGGATAAGGATGCAACTAAGATTATCGGAAAGTCAGCAAATGATTTAAAGGATGTTGTATTTGAG ACTTCTGGTGCTGCAGACGACTCTTCATGTCCAATGGAGATAGAAAATATTGTTGAAAAAGGGTCATGTTTAAAGTTGAGGTTAACAGTTCCAACAATCAGAATAAAGATGTAG